TCCACATCTAGTATCTTtcaatcaaaatcaatatataagATATTCGTATCATCGAACAGAAAAGGGAAAATCGTGGCTTCATGAACTGCATCAAGATCAGAACTTGCTTTCCTTGCTTTCCGCCACTCTTAAGACACTAATAACGTTCATTAATTGCAAGGTCCAGCCAATAAGTGGGATTTAAGGCTTAAGAATGAGCTCAATCAGAGACCAAATGCATTTAGAGATTTTAATGTGGTTTGTCATTAAACTAAGTATCaagcatattttttcaaatcaagtCTAATACTATCAGCTAGGTGTCACCCATCAACTTCGGTGCTGCTTCCAAGTTTTCATTAAAAACGCAAGCaaagtaaataaacaagaaCGTAATATGGCTAGATTCAACCACATTTCAAGCATGTAATCGATACCTTGAGAGTAAAGATCTATTCTCAAATCGAACAGCAAATATTACCCAATGACCGGTACAAACAAGAAGCCCAAAACGATTCCATATACATATCatcaaatttaaaactaaaccaCAATAAAACCCAGAAaaacacctataaaaaaaatcccagaagaaaacaaaaaccaagaaACCGAAAGTGAGCAATAATGAAGGGGAAGGGAGATTACCAAAGTTACGACCAACGATGCAGTGCCAGGTGGAGCCGTGTCGCTTGTCAAATTCCTTCTTTATGTGCTCTGCAACGTCCTTCTCAACACCGTGCTTCTCAAATGCCTAACAGTTCCCATTCCCACATATCAGACAAGAATTTCaaaaactgaagaagaaaatcacaaatttataaatgtaaaagatttctttcaaaaagaaaaaaagaaaaagtttttgagTATCGGAGAGAAGCTGACGGCGATGGCAGTGTCTACGGCCTCCTTTTGCATGTCGGGGAGCATGTCGGCGCTCTTGATAATGACGCGCTTTCCGGAAGGAGGAGTCGCCGCCGCCAACGAGGGCTTACGGTCTTCTGAGATCGAAGGTTTCACAGTAAGACCAGAAGGGATGCTCCTCTTCGCGTCCTCATTCATTTTCCCTCTTGCTTCCACGCTCTCGCACTGCCTCTCACGCTCCGTGACCCAGTTAACAACAaaacagctctctctctctgtctctgctcGGTCGGTCCGAGAGAGCGTAATTCACTGTGCTGTGGGCAGTGATATTTTCGATCTTAAATGTGGGTGAGAACGTGAGTTCGAATTTCCTCCGTAAAATAAAGGGCAGagtctattatttttatta
Above is a genomic segment from Juglans microcarpa x Juglans regia isolate MS1-56 chromosome 1D, Jm3101_v1.0, whole genome shotgun sequence containing:
- the LOC121234287 gene encoding dynein light chain 2, cytoplasmic encodes the protein MNEDAKRSIPSGLTVKPSISEDRKPSLAAATPPSGKRVIIKSADMLPDMQKEAVDTAIAAFEKHGVEKDVAEHIKKEFDKRHGSTWHCIVGRNFGSYVTHETNHFVYFYLDQKAVLLFKSG